In a genomic window of Amblyomma americanum isolate KBUSLIRL-KWMA chromosome 4, ASM5285725v1, whole genome shotgun sequence:
- the LOC144129685 gene encoding uncharacterized protein LOC144129685, whose protein sequence is MAVGRIGEYRLGTNASWDEYVERLEMFCEANQITKEEQKRAVLLSSCGEEVYGLIVTLVKPERPTAATYEEIKTAVRKHLHPKPSELYARFLFYRRNQAAEESVADYVTALRKLAEDCGFGSAQLPLDVMMRDRFVCGLRNEGVQQRLLAEHSLTFKVAYDLATTAEATAKQQRDIRKHGRYETDCQEIFLKFFSKFYVIHIIHRSDR, encoded by the coding sequence ATGGCCGTCGGCAGGATCGGCGAGTATCGTCTCGGCACGAACGCGTCATGGGACGAATACGTCGAGCGCCTGGAAATGTTCTGCGAAGCGAACCAGATaacgaaagaagagcagaaaagagcaGTCCTGTTGAGCAGCTGCGGCGAAGAAGTGTACGGGCTCATCGTAACTTTGGTGAAGCCAGAAAGACCGACAGCAGCAACCTACGAAGAAATCAAGACTGCCGTTCGCAAGCACCTGCATCCAAAGCCTTCGGAGCTGTATGCAAGGTTTTTGTTCTACAGGCGAAACCAGGCTGCCGAGGAATCGGTTGCGGACTACGTCACGGCGCTTCGGAAGCTAGCCGAAGACTGCGGTTTTGGCAGCGCCCAACTCCCGTTGGACGTCATGATGCGGGATCGTTTCGTATGCGGACTCCGGAACGAAGGGGTTCAACAGCGACTTCTCGCAGAACACAGCCTTACCTTTAAGGTTGCGTATGACTTGGCCACAACTGCAGAAGCAACCGCTAAGCAACAGCGAGACATACGCAAACACGGTCGATACGAGACGGACTGCCaggaaatttttttaaaatttttctcaaaATTTTATGTAATTCATATCATCCACAGATCCGACCGGTAA